The proteins below come from a single Crossiella sp. CA-258035 genomic window:
- a CDS encoding LacI family DNA-binding transcriptional regulator — MTQRQVTLAEVARQASVSLATASRVLNGSTRQVSTELRDRVLTTARVLGYLPNASAQALARNSSVLVGLVVHDIADPYFSSIAAGVTRVAEENGLIVVLGTTNRDPGRELALLSTLRAHRARAIVLAGTRTTDRNTTAQLAAEVQAFTAQGGRLACVSQARLPADTVIPANKLGATKLARALIEQGHRRFAVLAGPPELVSARDRLAGFRAGLAESGIELAAEDVLHGGFTRDGGYTAAEQLLAGKTRATCVFAVNDVMALGAMAAFRAAGLTIPADISVAGFDDIPTLSDLVPSLTTVRLPLEEMGERAARLALDEDPPPQARSVRVNGEVVLRDSTAPPR; from the coding sequence GTGACGCAACGGCAGGTCACGCTGGCCGAGGTGGCCAGACAGGCGAGCGTGTCCTTGGCGACCGCGTCCCGGGTGCTCAACGGCAGCACCCGGCAGGTGAGCACCGAGCTGCGCGACCGGGTGCTGACCACGGCGCGCGTCCTCGGCTACCTGCCCAACGCCTCCGCGCAGGCGCTGGCGCGCAACTCCAGCGTGCTGGTCGGCCTGGTGGTGCACGACATCGCCGACCCGTACTTCTCCTCCATCGCCGCCGGGGTGACCAGGGTGGCCGAGGAGAACGGGCTGATCGTGGTGCTCGGCACCACCAACCGCGACCCCGGCCGCGAGCTGGCCCTGCTGTCCACCCTGCGCGCGCACCGGGCCAGGGCGATCGTGCTGGCCGGCACCAGGACCACCGACCGCAACACCACCGCGCAGCTGGCCGCCGAGGTGCAGGCCTTCACCGCCCAGGGCGGCAGGCTGGCCTGCGTGTCCCAGGCCAGGCTGCCCGCGGACACGGTGATCCCGGCCAACAAGCTGGGCGCGACCAAGCTGGCCCGCGCGCTCATCGAGCAGGGCCACCGCCGCTTCGCCGTGCTGGCCGGACCACCGGAGCTGGTCAGCGCCCGCGACCGGCTGGCCGGTTTCCGGGCCGGGCTGGCCGAGTCCGGCATCGAGCTGGCTGCCGAGGACGTGCTGCACGGCGGGTTCACCCGCGACGGCGGTTACACGGCCGCCGAGCAGCTGCTGGCCGGCAAGACCCGGGCTACCTGCGTGTTCGCCGTCAACGACGTGATGGCGCTGGGCGCGATGGCCGCCTTCCGCGCGGCCGGGCTGACCATCCCGGCGGACATCTCGGTGGCCGGGTTCGACGACATCCCCACCCTGTCCGACCTGGTGCCCTCGCTGACCACGGTCCGGCTGCCGCTGGAGGAGATGGGCGAGCGCGCGGCCCGGCTGGCGCTGGATGAGGACCCGCCGCCGCAGGCCCGGTCGGTGCGGGTCAACGGCGAGGTCGTGCTGCGTGACTCCACGGCGCCGCCGCGCTGA
- a CDS encoding Gfo/Idh/MocA family oxidoreductase, with product MSVRPIGIALNGVTGRMGYRQHLVRSLLAIRAEGGVRLPDGDTLLPELVLLGRDPAKLKDIADRHDLPNWSTDVDGVLADPAVEVYFDAQVTSARAEAVHRAVAAGKHVYAEKPIAPDVPTALALARAAEAAGIRHGVVADKLYLPGIQKLRRLIDGGFFGRVLSVRGEFGYWVFEGDWQPAQRPSWNYRAQDGGGIVLDMFAHWSYLLEGLFGPITAVTARAVTHVPQRWDEQGRPYEATADDAAYAIFELADGVVAQVNSSWCTRVRRDELVEFQVDGVQGSAVAGLRECVAQHRAHTPKPVWNPDLPVESDFRSQWQPVPDNTVFDNGFKAQWTEFLRHLADPEPAAAYPHNFHTAARGVQLAELGLKSSAEGRRLSVPELT from the coding sequence ATGTCGGTGCGCCCCATCGGGATCGCACTCAACGGGGTTACCGGGCGGATGGGATATCGGCAACACCTGGTGCGATCCCTGCTGGCCATCCGCGCCGAGGGCGGCGTCCGGTTGCCGGATGGGGACACCTTGTTGCCGGAGCTCGTCCTGCTGGGCCGGGACCCGGCCAAACTCAAGGACATCGCCGACCGGCACGACCTGCCGAACTGGAGCACCGATGTGGACGGTGTGCTCGCCGACCCCGCGGTCGAGGTCTACTTCGACGCGCAGGTGACCAGCGCGCGGGCCGAGGCCGTGCACCGGGCGGTCGCCGCGGGCAAGCACGTCTACGCGGAGAAGCCGATCGCGCCGGACGTGCCGACCGCGCTGGCGCTGGCGCGGGCCGCCGAGGCCGCGGGCATCCGGCACGGGGTGGTCGCGGACAAGCTGTACCTGCCCGGCATCCAGAAGCTGCGCAGGCTCATCGACGGCGGCTTCTTCGGCCGGGTGCTCAGCGTGCGCGGCGAGTTCGGCTACTGGGTGTTCGAGGGCGACTGGCAGCCCGCGCAGCGGCCCAGCTGGAACTACCGCGCGCAGGACGGTGGCGGCATCGTGCTGGACATGTTCGCGCACTGGAGCTACCTCCTCGAAGGCCTGTTCGGGCCGATCACCGCGGTCACCGCGCGGGCGGTCACCCATGTCCCGCAACGGTGGGACGAGCAGGGCCGGCCCTACGAGGCCACCGCCGACGACGCCGCCTACGCCATCTTCGAGCTGGCCGACGGGGTGGTCGCGCAGGTCAACTCCTCCTGGTGCACCAGGGTGCGGCGGGACGAGCTGGTCGAGTTCCAGGTGGACGGTGTGCAGGGCAGCGCGGTCGCCGGGCTGCGCGAGTGCGTGGCCCAGCACCGCGCGCACACGCCGAAACCGGTGTGGAACCCGGACCTGCCGGTGGAGTCGGACTTCCGGTCGCAGTGGCAGCCGGTGCCGGACAACACCGTCTTCGACAACGGGTTCAAGGCGCAGTGGACGGAGTTCCTGCGGCACCTGGCCGATCCCGAGCCCGCCGCGGCCTACCCGCACAACTTCCACACCGCCGCGCGCGGGGTGCAGTTGGCCGAACTGGGCCTGAAGTCCTCGGCGGAGGGCCGCCGCCTGAGCGTTCCGGAGCTGACGTGA
- a CDS encoding sugar phosphate isomerase/epimerase family protein, with protein sequence MRRLSMNQMTVRSLSIPELLAACRRHEVPAVGLWRDPVQAHGVTRTAREVEESGLQVSSLCRGGFLTNPANQPEALADNRRAIDEAAELGAQSLVLVVGGLFDRDLRAARTRVADAVAELAPYAAEREVVLALEPMHPVFCADRGVLSTLKQALDMVEAIGSPAVRVVVDTVHVWWDPEVEAQIARAGERIALYQVCDWITPLPADVLAGRGIPGQGHIDFGQLGRCVAGAGYAGVAEVEVFHEEVWAADPEEVFARVVAAHRELVLPGLESARTAQIGPLG encoded by the coding sequence ATGCGCCGCCTGTCGATGAACCAGATGACCGTGCGCAGCCTGTCCATCCCGGAGCTGCTGGCGGCCTGCCGCCGCCACGAGGTCCCGGCCGTGGGCCTGTGGCGCGACCCGGTGCAGGCCCACGGCGTGACCCGGACCGCCCGCGAGGTCGAGGAGTCCGGCCTCCAGGTCTCCTCCCTGTGCCGGGGCGGCTTCCTCACCAACCCGGCGAACCAGCCCGAGGCCCTGGCCGACAACCGCCGCGCCATCGACGAGGCCGCCGAGCTCGGCGCGCAGTCCCTGGTCCTGGTCGTCGGCGGCCTGTTCGACCGCGACCTGCGGGCCGCTCGGACCCGGGTGGCGGACGCGGTGGCCGAGCTGGCCCCCTACGCCGCGGAACGGGAGGTCGTGCTGGCCCTGGAGCCCATGCACCCGGTGTTCTGCGCGGACCGGGGCGTGCTGTCCACGCTGAAACAGGCGCTGGACATGGTGGAGGCGATCGGCAGTCCGGCGGTGCGGGTGGTGGTGGACACCGTGCACGTGTGGTGGGACCCGGAGGTCGAGGCGCAGATCGCGCGGGCGGGGGAGCGGATCGCGCTGTACCAGGTATGCGACTGGATCACGCCATTGCCGGCGGATGTGCTTGCCGGGCGCGGGATTCCGGGACAGGGGCACATCGACTTCGGGCAGCTGGGGCGGTGCGTGGCCGGGGCCGGTTATGCCGGGGTGGCCGAGGTGGAGGTCTTTCACGAGGAGGTCTGGGCGGCGGATCCGGAGGAGGTGTTCGCCAGGGTGGTCGCGGCGCACCGGGAACTGGTGCTGCCCGGACTGGAAAGCGCGAGGACCGCGCAAATCGGACCGCTGGGCTGA
- a CDS encoding substrate-binding domain-containing protein produces MARWPFVVVGVVALVVLGYLSWTWLGGILDRRAAAQAGECRQGELTMRVVVTPSVFEPLNSAAIAWNGQRPVIDDYCLRADVQALDSASVLTALTQGWDTSKLGQPPSAWLPESSLWVNQLRAQNRSLLGAAAESIGNSPVVLAVPEAAAQPLRSGRGFRWSEIPELLSAPDGWKRFGVSDWGRFTMGVPDLVRNPASALALQCALASAGKKERGPVTVDMLNQPAVRTTLSQVAKAKVANVPPTTQDALVELSKTPDLTTSPYDAVPVLEIDLFRRNLGKDGGPKPERPLYGIPAAGPAPAADFPLLPLSGEWINDAQVRAAQKFSDYLREPNQEKVLAQESGVRVRSTNDRPRTSPGITWLANDELLAPADENTTQQLAASWASSVDNGQTVTVLVDVSGSMNADGGGGKSRMDWLKAALRGQVDRSVSGSMGMWEFSRSLDGKKPYRQLVPTKGIEQQRNALRSAVDGLKPVSATQLYSSLAVVYRSAVENYEQGRTNRIVVLTDGPNDGGLNLQQLQAELDKVRNPNKKVAISFITIGPDPERAPLTKIAQSTGGSVSVAEDGAAIDPALGQLLSAG; encoded by the coding sequence ATGGCTCGATGGCCCTTCGTGGTCGTCGGCGTGGTCGCGTTGGTCGTCCTCGGCTACCTCAGCTGGACCTGGCTGGGCGGCATCCTGGACCGCAGGGCGGCCGCGCAGGCCGGGGAGTGCAGGCAGGGCGAGCTGACCATGCGGGTGGTGGTCACGCCCAGCGTGTTCGAACCGCTGAACAGCGCGGCGATCGCCTGGAACGGCCAGCGCCCGGTGATCGACGACTACTGCCTGCGCGCCGACGTGCAGGCGCTGGACTCCGCCAGCGTGCTCACCGCGCTGACCCAGGGCTGGGACACCAGCAAGCTGGGCCAGCCGCCCTCGGCCTGGCTGCCGGAGTCCTCGCTGTGGGTGAACCAGCTGCGCGCGCAGAACAGGTCGCTGCTGGGCGCGGCCGCGGAGTCCATCGGCAACTCCCCCGTGGTGCTCGCGGTGCCCGAGGCCGCGGCGCAGCCACTGCGCTCCGGCCGGGGCTTCCGCTGGAGCGAGATCCCCGAGCTGCTCTCCGCCCCCGACGGCTGGAAGCGCTTCGGCGTCAGCGACTGGGGCCGGTTCACCATGGGCGTGCCGGACCTGGTGCGCAACCCGGCCAGCGCGCTGGCCCTGCAGTGCGCGCTGGCCTCGGCCGGGAAGAAGGAACGCGGCCCGGTCACGGTGGACATGCTCAACCAGCCCGCGGTGCGCACCACGCTGAGCCAGGTGGCCAAGGCCAAGGTAGCCAACGTGCCGCCGACCACCCAGGACGCGCTGGTCGAGCTGAGCAAGACCCCCGACCTGACCACCTCGCCCTACGACGCGGTGCCGGTGCTGGAGATCGACCTGTTCCGCCGCAACCTGGGCAAGGACGGCGGCCCCAAACCGGAACGCCCGCTCTACGGCATCCCGGCCGCCGGCCCCGCGCCCGCCGCGGACTTCCCGCTGCTGCCGCTGTCCGGCGAGTGGATCAACGACGCGCAGGTGCGCGCGGCGCAGAAGTTCAGCGACTACCTGCGCGAGCCCAACCAGGAGAAGGTGCTCGCCCAGGAGTCCGGGGTGCGGGTGCGCAGCACCAACGACCGCCCGCGCACCTCCCCCGGCATCACCTGGCTGGCCAACGACGAGCTGCTGGCCCCCGCGGATGAGAACACCACCCAGCAGCTGGCCGCGTCCTGGGCGAGCTCGGTGGACAACGGCCAGACGGTGACCGTGCTGGTGGACGTCTCCGGCTCGATGAACGCCGACGGCGGTGGTGGCAAGTCGCGGATGGACTGGCTGAAAGCCGCGCTGCGCGGGCAGGTCGACCGGTCCGTCTCCGGTTCTATGGGTATGTGGGAGTTCTCCCGGTCACTGGACGGGAAGAAGCCCTACCGGCAACTGGTGCCCACCAAGGGGATTGAGCAGCAGCGGAACGCCCTGCGCAGCGCGGTCGACGGCCTGAAGCCGGTCAGCGCCACCCAGCTGTACTCAAGCCTGGCTGTGGTTTACCGCTCCGCTGTGGAGAATTACGAGCAAGGGCGGACGAACCGGATCGTGGTGCTCACCGACGGCCCCAACGACGGCGGTCTGAACCTGCAGCAGTTGCAGGCCGAGCTGGACAAGGTGCGGAACCCGAACAAGAAGGTCGCGATCAGCTTCATCACGATCGGCCCCGACCCGGAACGCGCCCCACTCACCAAGATCGCCCAGTCCACGGGCGGCTCGGTGTCCGTCGCCGAGGACGGCGCGGCCATCGACCCGGCACTGGGGCAGCTGCTGTCCGCAGGCTGA
- a CDS encoding hemolysin family protein: protein MTGTLSIVLSLVGLVVLTLGTGLFVAAEFSLSALERSTVDAHARDVGDRRAKQVQHAHRTLSFQLSGAQLGISITTLVTGYLAEPALARLFGPLLSWLGLPQSASLVIALALAVLMANVLSMVFGELVPKNLAIARPLPTARATAGLQAGFSRAFGWVITGLNGAANWIVRMFGVEPVEELRSARSPHELGSLVRTSAVRGTLDKSTATLLDRSLRFGERLADELMTPRVHVQALRSDASVLDLIELSQRTGFSRFPVHSGDLDDVIGVVHVKQAFGVPVQQRDTTRVASLARPVPTVPDTLEGDALLDRLRASGLQVALVVDEYGGTAGLVTLEDLVEEIVGDVRDEHDRGEVNPVRPLGKQSWMVSGLLRGDEVAEATGFDLPDGDYETIAGYVLYRLGRIPQVGDEVRHDGWRLTVMRMDRNRIAELRVTRVPEQAPVGSVVAPEEVRA, encoded by the coding sequence GTGACCGGAACGCTTTCCATCGTGCTCAGCCTGGTCGGCCTGGTGGTGCTGACCCTGGGCACCGGCCTGTTCGTGGCCGCCGAGTTCTCCCTGTCCGCGCTGGAGCGCAGCACTGTCGACGCGCACGCGCGCGACGTCGGCGACCGCAGGGCCAAGCAGGTCCAGCACGCGCACCGGACGCTGTCCTTCCAGCTCTCCGGCGCCCAGCTGGGCATCAGCATCACCACCCTGGTCACCGGTTACCTGGCCGAACCGGCGCTGGCGAGGCTGTTCGGCCCGCTGCTGAGCTGGCTGGGGCTGCCCCAGTCGGCCTCGCTGGTGATCGCGCTGGCGCTGGCCGTGCTGATGGCCAACGTGCTGTCCATGGTCTTCGGCGAGCTGGTGCCCAAGAACCTGGCCATCGCCAGGCCGCTGCCCACCGCCCGCGCCACCGCGGGCCTGCAGGCCGGGTTCTCCCGGGCCTTCGGCTGGGTGATCACCGGGCTGAACGGGGCGGCGAACTGGATCGTGCGCATGTTCGGCGTCGAGCCGGTGGAGGAGCTGCGCTCGGCGCGGTCCCCGCACGAGCTGGGCTCGCTGGTGCGCACCAGCGCGGTGCGCGGCACCCTGGACAAGAGCACCGCCACCCTGCTGGACCGCTCGCTGCGCTTCGGCGAGCGGCTGGCCGATGAGCTGATGACGCCGAGGGTGCACGTGCAGGCGCTGCGCTCGGACGCCAGCGTGCTGGACCTGATCGAGCTGAGCCAGCGCACCGGGTTCTCCCGGTTCCCGGTGCACAGCGGCGACCTGGACGACGTGATCGGCGTGGTGCACGTGAAGCAGGCGTTCGGCGTCCCGGTCCAGCAGCGCGACACCACCAGGGTCGCCTCGCTGGCCCGCCCGGTGCCGACCGTGCCGGACACCCTGGAGGGGGACGCGCTGCTGGACCGGCTGCGCGCCTCGGGTCTCCAGGTGGCGCTGGTGGTCGACGAGTACGGCGGCACCGCGGGCCTGGTCACCCTGGAGGACCTGGTGGAGGAGATCGTCGGCGACGTGCGCGACGAGCACGACCGCGGCGAGGTCAACCCGGTCCGTCCGCTGGGCAAGCAGAGCTGGATGGTCTCGGGTCTGCTGCGCGGCGACGAGGTGGCCGAGGCCACCGGTTTTGACCTGCCCGACGGCGACTACGAGACCATCGCCGGCTACGTGCTCTACCGGCTGGGCCGCATCCCGCAGGTGGGCGATGAGGTCCGGCACGACGGCTGGCGGCTGACCGTGATGCGGATGGACCGCAACCGGATCGCCGAGCTGCGGGTCACCCGCGTGCCCGAGCAGGCCCCGGTCGGCTCTGTGGTCGCGCCTGAGGAGGTGCGGGCATGA
- a CDS encoding hemolysin family protein: protein MSGGVALLVSVLLLALNAFFVGAEFALISARRDRLELLADAGSAGARTVIAASERISLMLAGAQLGITLCSIALGAIAKPAVAAQLSPLLAPLGVPEAVADVLAFVAAVLIVVVLHIVLGEMVPKNIAIAGPERTSLRMVPALVFFVRVVRPVITTLNWLANGVLRLLKVEPKDELDSAYTPTELSELIAESRREGLLDDSEHRRLTQTLSSAQRTVADVLVPLDKLTTVPEQPTVGDVQQAVISTGYSRFPVRTSTGSVRGYLHVKDVLDLAGADPATPVPRNRIRGLPELPADARLDEAVAALRRAQSHLAGAVAADGTMLGVVALEDLVEEYVGTVRDATHVPS, encoded by the coding sequence ATGAGCGGCGGAGTGGCCCTGCTGGTGTCGGTGCTGTTGCTGGCACTCAACGCCTTCTTCGTGGGCGCGGAGTTCGCCCTGATCAGCGCCCGCCGGGACCGCCTGGAACTGCTCGCGGACGCGGGCTCGGCCGGGGCGCGCACGGTGATCGCGGCCAGCGAGCGGATCTCGCTGATGCTGGCCGGGGCGCAGCTGGGCATCACGCTGTGCTCGATCGCGCTGGGCGCCATCGCCAAGCCCGCGGTGGCCGCGCAGCTCAGTCCGCTGCTGGCGCCGCTGGGCGTGCCGGAGGCGGTGGCCGACGTGCTGGCCTTCGTGGCCGCGGTGCTGATCGTGGTGGTGCTGCACATCGTGCTCGGCGAGATGGTGCCGAAGAACATCGCCATCGCAGGCCCGGAACGCACCTCGCTGCGCATGGTGCCCGCGCTGGTGTTCTTCGTCCGGGTGGTCCGCCCGGTGATCACCACGCTGAACTGGCTGGCCAACGGCGTGCTCCGGCTGCTCAAGGTGGAGCCGAAGGACGAGCTGGACAGCGCCTACACCCCCACCGAGCTGTCCGAGCTGATCGCCGAGTCCCGCCGCGAGGGCCTGCTCGACGACTCCGAACACCGCAGGCTCACCCAGACCCTGTCCTCGGCCCAGCGCACGGTCGCGGACGTCCTGGTCCCCCTGGACAAGCTGACCACGGTCCCGGAACAGCCCACCGTCGGCGACGTGCAACAGGCGGTGATCAGCACCGGCTACTCCAGGTTCCCGGTCCGCACCAGCACCGGCTCGGTCCGCGGCTACCTGCACGTCAAGGACGTCCTGGACCTGGCAGGCGCGGACCCGGCAACCCCGGTCCCCCGCAACCGCATCCGCGGCCTGCCGGAACTCCCGGCGGACGCCCGCCTCGACGAAGCGGTCGCCGCCCTGCGCCGAGCCCAAAGCCACCTGGCCGGCGCGGTAGCCGCCGACGGCACCATGCTCGGCGTGGTCGCCCTGGAAGACCTGGTAGAGGAGTACGTGGGCACAGTCCGAGACGCAACCCACGTCCCCAGCTAG
- a CDS encoding 3-methyladenine DNA glycosylase translates to MVATPAQHLVLDEADWHAQRATYLERIRPWTEGHRARKAGGEKHPVLDFMFTYYSFKPAQLERWHPGPGVTLAGDSALEYLRWPAYTRTAEGVTLDPAAFPSARRRTAEFVLALLSATASRPPRLGCFGLHEWAMVYRTSPEQVRHVGWPLRLGHEGTDRLVENSQVRCSHFDAFRFFTEPARPLNTLQPTREGQLELEQPGCLHATMDLFRWGYKLAPHTPSALIADCFELALAVRELDMRASPYDLAALGYPPVRIETVEGRAEYVKMQSAFSRRAEPLRAALVELCRTLLGWPAPPAEGEPDHDHNKFPQTSAAIHSP, encoded by the coding sequence GTGGTCGCTACGCCTGCCCAGCACCTCGTCCTGGACGAGGCGGACTGGCACGCACAGCGCGCCACCTACCTGGAGCGCATCCGCCCGTGGACCGAGGGACACCGCGCCCGCAAGGCCGGCGGCGAGAAGCACCCGGTGCTGGACTTCATGTTCACCTACTACAGCTTCAAGCCCGCGCAGCTGGAGCGGTGGCATCCGGGGCCGGGGGTGACCCTGGCCGGGGACTCGGCGCTGGAGTATTTGCGCTGGCCCGCCTACACGCGCACGGCCGAGGGCGTCACGCTGGACCCAGCGGCCTTCCCATCGGCGCGGCGGCGCACCGCGGAGTTCGTGCTGGCCCTGCTCAGCGCGACCGCGAGCAGGCCGCCGCGGCTGGGCTGCTTCGGACTACACGAATGGGCGATGGTCTACCGGACCTCGCCGGAGCAGGTCCGGCACGTGGGCTGGCCGCTGCGGCTGGGGCACGAAGGCACCGACCGGCTGGTGGAGAACAGCCAGGTGCGCTGCTCGCACTTCGACGCCTTCCGGTTCTTCACCGAGCCCGCGCGGCCGCTGAACACTCTGCAACCTACCCGCGAGGGCCAGCTGGAGCTGGAGCAGCCGGGCTGCCTGCACGCCACCATGGACCTGTTCCGGTGGGGCTACAAACTCGCCCCGCACACGCCGTCGGCACTGATCGCGGACTGTTTCGAGTTGGCCTTGGCGGTGCGCGAACTCGACATGCGGGCCAGCCCCTACGATCTCGCGGCACTGGGTTATCCGCCGGTCCGGATCGAAACAGTGGAAGGCCGGGCGGAGTACGTCAAAATGCAAAGTGCATTTTCGCGCCGGGCCGAGCCGCTGCGCGCGGCGCTGGTCGAGTTGTGCCGTACGCTGCTCGGATGGCCGGCGCCCCCAGCGGAGGGCGAGCCGGACCACGATCACAACAAGTTTCCGCAAACCTCAGCCGCTATCCACTCTCCGTGA
- a CDS encoding dihydrodipicolinate synthase family protein, translating to MTEVLLPQPDGTLRRHALDTGGWRWSRPARAATSRQVLAAAHVVADPFADNTPGAPAALDWDSTLAYRHHLWRHGLGVAEAMDTAQRGMGLDWPAAAELIRRSAKEARACGGRIAAGVGTDQLTGPATLDQVADAYLAQLAVAAEAEVQPILMCSRALAAAARSAEDYHRVYDRVLGQTDRPVILHWLGPAFDPALTGYWGSAEVAEATGHFLDLIHAHRSRVDGIKVSLLDAGHEIGLRRRLPEGVRCYTGDDYHYPELIAGDEQGHSDALLGILDGIAPIAADSLSLLDSGDTAGFRAQLATTVPLSSHLFATPTYHYKTGLTFLAWLTGHQPAFAMVGGAQSARSLPHLAEVLRLADRTGLLPDPELAAHRWTALLATAGGL from the coding sequence GTGACCGAGGTCCTGCTGCCCCAGCCCGACGGCACCCTGCGCCGCCACGCGCTCGACACCGGCGGCTGGCGCTGGTCGCGGCCGGCCAGGGCGGCCACCTCGCGGCAGGTGCTGGCCGCCGCGCACGTGGTCGCCGACCCCTTCGCCGACAACACCCCCGGCGCCCCGGCCGCCCTGGACTGGGACAGCACCCTGGCCTACCGGCACCACCTGTGGCGGCACGGGCTCGGCGTGGCCGAGGCGATGGACACCGCCCAGCGCGGCATGGGCCTGGACTGGCCGGCCGCGGCCGAGCTGATCCGCCGCAGCGCCAAGGAGGCCCGCGCCTGCGGCGGCCGGATCGCCGCCGGGGTGGGCACCGACCAGCTGACCGGACCGGCCACCCTGGACCAGGTCGCCGATGCCTACCTGGCCCAGCTCGCGGTGGCCGCCGAGGCCGAGGTGCAGCCGATCCTGATGTGCAGCAGGGCACTGGCCGCCGCGGCCCGCTCGGCCGAGGACTACCACCGGGTCTACGACCGGGTGCTGGGTCAGACCGACCGCCCGGTGATCCTGCACTGGCTCGGCCCCGCCTTCGACCCCGCGCTGACCGGCTACTGGGGGTCGGCGGAGGTCGCCGAGGCCACCGGGCACTTCCTGGACCTGATCCACGCGCACCGGTCCAGGGTGGACGGGATCAAGGTCTCGCTGCTGGACGCCGGGCACGAGATCGGCCTGCGGCGCAGGCTGCCCGAGGGCGTGCGCTGCTACACCGGCGACGACTACCACTACCCGGAGCTGATCGCCGGCGACGAGCAGGGCCACAGCGACGCCCTGCTCGGCATCCTGGACGGCATCGCGCCGATCGCGGCCGACTCACTGTCCCTTTTGGACTCCGGGGACACCGCGGGGTTCCGCGCCCAGCTGGCCACCACGGTCCCGCTGTCCAGCCACCTGTTCGCCACCCCCACCTACCACTACAAGACCGGCCTGACCTTCCTGGCCTGGCTGACCGGCCACCAGCCCGCCTTCGCCATGGTCGGCGGCGCGCAGTCCGCCCGCTCCCTGCCGCACCTGGCCGAGGTGCTGCGCCTGGCCGACCGCACCGGCCTGCTGCCCGACCCCGAGCTGGCCGCGCACCGCTGGACCGCCCTGCTCGCCACGGCCGGAGGCCTGTGA
- a CDS encoding sigma-70 family RNA polymerase sigma factor has product MSTTSPNILSFSAHDWGQCALLRPELVRLAARRGAGDDAEDLVHEAFIRTAAHPDLDRSRLRQFLMTVVKRLCVDHLRKQSVANRVFDHPMLAPLQTSGPAEVVVDRMHASWVLDQQDLVDEADRVLLLLLAEGRSFREVGQRLRLSEAAVEAAAKAGKRRIRRRLARRDPAQA; this is encoded by the coding sequence ATGAGCACCACGTCACCGAACATCCTGTCCTTCTCCGCCCACGACTGGGGGCAGTGCGCGCTGCTGCGACCCGAGCTGGTCCGCCTCGCCGCCCGCCGCGGCGCGGGGGACGACGCCGAGGACCTCGTGCACGAGGCCTTCATCCGCACCGCCGCGCACCCCGACCTGGATCGCAGCCGGTTGCGGCAGTTCCTGATGACCGTGGTCAAACGCCTGTGCGTGGACCACCTGCGCAAGCAGTCGGTGGCCAACCGGGTGTTCGACCACCCGATGCTGGCCCCGCTGCAGACCAGCGGTCCCGCGGAGGTGGTGGTGGACCGGATGCACGCCAGCTGGGTGCTCGACCAGCAGGACCTGGTGGACGAGGCGGACCGCGTCCTGCTCCTGCTGCTGGCCGAGGGCCGCTCCTTCCGCGAGGTCGGGCAGCGGCTGCGACTCAGCGAAGCCGCGGTGGAGGCGGCGGCCAAGGCGGGCAAGCGGCGGATCCGGCGCAGGCTCGCACGGCGGGATCCGGCGCAGGCATGA
- a CDS encoding STAS domain-containing protein codes for MTGPSPLRLITWSRRHLAVVQPMGRLDLSTHHRLLDGLLKVAAEEPGALVVNLARLEVGPAHGVGVFYRVWQRVNEWPGIPMAMVAPEPELREVLLRGVLSKVMPVCATLTEAVRVCRAPPAVRQREVHLPGGDISALRARLFVTDACLDWGGHEVLGDALLIIDELVASAVAEGSPEVWVRVRLRGNRLSLSVRDRVPGTTPPAPAAVGQLALSHGRTPSVGGKICWAVLGLP; via the coding sequence ATGACCGGACCCAGCCCGCTCCGGCTGATCACCTGGAGCCGTCGTCACCTGGCGGTGGTGCAGCCGATGGGCCGGCTCGACCTGTCCACCCACCACCGGCTGCTCGACGGGCTGCTCAAGGTGGCCGCGGAGGAACCAGGCGCGCTGGTGGTCAACCTGGCCCGTCTCGAGGTTGGCCCCGCGCACGGCGTCGGCGTGTTCTACCGGGTCTGGCAGCGGGTCAACGAGTGGCCGGGCATCCCGATGGCCATGGTCGCCCCGGAGCCGGAGCTGCGGGAGGTGCTGCTCCGCGGGGTGCTGTCCAAGGTGATGCCGGTGTGCGCGACGCTGACCGAGGCGGTGCGGGTCTGCCGGGCGCCACCGGCGGTCCGGCAGCGGGAGGTGCACCTGCCCGGCGGGGACATCAGCGCGCTGCGGGCCCGGCTGTTCGTCACCGACGCCTGCCTGGACTGGGGCGGGCACGAGGTGCTCGGCGACGCGCTGCTGATCATCGACGAGCTGGTGGCGAGCGCGGTGGCCGAGGGCAGCCCGGAGGTCTGGGTGCGGGTGCGGCTGCGCGGGAACAGGCTCAGCCTGTCCGTGCGGGACCGGGTGCCGGGCACGACTCCCCCGGCGCCGGCCGCGGTCGGCCAGCTCGCCCTCTCCCACGGCCGCACGCCGAGCGTCGGCGGCAAGATCTGCTGGGCCGTGCTCGGACTGCCGTGA